DNA sequence from the Chitinivibrionales bacterium genome:
ATTGAAGCGCTTCGGAATTGTAATTCGATTTGAGTCCCCCGAAATGATAGATATAGGGCACAGTCATGCCCTCGACAAAATACTGATTATCTTCAGACCCGGCTCCACGGACAATTATTTCGCCCCCGCCGAAAAAGGGACGGGCAACCCCGGGAAGAGCCTGAATTACCTTGACGGCGTCACCACCAAACCCCGGTACTTTGCGTATTTCCTGAAGATTGAGCGTTCGTTTGGCAACTTCTTTTTTTTCGGCTTTTCCGTAAACAACAATTTCATATTCCGAATAGGATTCCCGTTCAAGCCGGTAAAGAACTTCGGTGTGTTTCCCCGGGTTAATGGTTTCGGTTTCTTCAAAGCTTTTATAGCCGGCAAGAATAATTTTAACCCCGAGCGAACAGGCGGGCAGGGATTTAAACTGGAAATGACCGGCAGAGTCGGAGATCGTCACAAGATGGTTCTCTTCCAGATACTGGCCCTCAAAGGTACCGATCTTTTGCAGATAGGGAGTAAAGGGGACCTTTAAGCCGGTATCCTGTGTTGTATCGATGAAGTCAAGAACAACCATGGCGTCGGCAACCGGCATGCGGGTGCCCATCTCAACGAGCTTGCCTGAAAAATTAACATACTCTTCGATTTTATCTACTATTTCATCGAGGGTGAAGCGGTATTCGTACTGAAGAAGCACCGCAACCGAATCATCACCGGCAATTGCCGGAGTGAAGGTGAACCGGCGGGCCGCCGAAACAGCCGAAGAATCCAGTTCGGGAGTAAGCCCTTCCACAACAGCGACACTGTCGACCGTACCCCGTTCATTTACCAGCAGATCCATGAGCACCGCACCTTCAATCCCCTCTTTCACCATGTCGGGTGGATATGCAGCCTTCACAAAGCCGGTGAGCTCGGGCATTTTTTCGATCGGGGGGAGTTCGGTCTCTTCAAGAGCTTCATCCTCGAGAATTATATCATCACCGGTAAGGATACTATCGTCGAACCTTACCACAGTATCTTCGGAAACAATTCCAACACTGTCTTCTGTTTCGTCAATAAGGATGATATCGTCATCACCGGGCATAACAGCTGTCCCTTGGTCGGGTGTTGTATCGCTATCAGATGAGGTGTTTTGGGGAATCGAATCGGCAGCTGCAGTATGTTCCTGTGCATAGAGGAAGCTTATACAGGCGAGTAAAACTGTTGATAAAAGAATTTTTGGTTTCATATCGTTTTCAAAATACTTCGGTACAATGATTAAAATAGATTACCCTAAAAGCACAAACCGGATTGGAATAATTATTCTCGTTGCTCGAGGTGTGCCGTCGACAAGAGCGGGAGTGAATTCCATTGCACGACATGCCTTGACAGCCTGTTGGGCCGAACCATACCCCAGATCGTTCAATGCCGTTGCCCTTTTAACCTTACCGTCAATGTCGACCAGGATCCTGACCTTAATAACCCCTTCAATTTTATTTTCGAGCATTTCTTTGGTGTATTCCGGCTTGACCCGTTTCTTAAATTTCGGGGCGGACGTTATTGTGGTGGCCGAAACGATCTGACCTTTGACTTCTTCTTTGGTGGCGGTAATCGTATCAAGGTCTTTATTGATCGTATTACCCAGTTTACCGATAACCGCATCCGATAATTTCCCACCGCTTCCAATACCTTTCGAATAAACCTTTTTTAGTCCGTAAACACGGCGAACTTTCCTTTTTTTCGGCTTTTCTTCAACAATATCATCGACATTCTGTTTAAGCTCGGGCTTTTTGGTTAGATCGACCGGTTCCTTCTCTTCTGTCTTTTTTGCTGTTGGCTTTGGCTTTTCGATTTTTTTCGGCTCTGTTTTTTCTTCTTCAATAATAAACCGGGTTTTTATTCGTTCGATACGCTCGACGATCTTTTCGGGTTCCGTCTTTATCTTTTGTAAAAGCATGCCCAAGCCGATAAAGAGCGCTACTACCAGAAGAAGAATTATTTTAAACAGGCGCTCGATAAGCGGAGATGCGCTGGGAATATAGTGCTCATAGGCTTTCAGGAGTGCTTCATTTTGGTGTGCAGTCATGCTAGTCTTCTTCCAGAACCAGGATTGAATAATCGGAAAAGCCTGCCTTACTGCATGTAAACATCACGCGCTTGATAACATTGAACTGGACATCTTTATCGGCCTGTATCATGATTTCACGATTTTTGGTTGTATCGGTGATTTGTGCTTTCTGCAGCTTCATATAGTCAAATAAAAGCGGGATAAGCAATGAATCGGAGGAAAGGAAATTATCGTGTTTTGCAATGACATCACCGTTGGCCATCACCGCACTTCGGGTAATTTCCAGTGACGTAACGAGTTGGGGCGGTTTTTTTGATGTTGATACGGGAAGCTCGAGATCCTGCGAGGGGGTGATAATGTTGCCTTCAACCGAAAAGCTCTTGATAAGAAAAACAAGAAGAATGGTCATGACATCGATCAGTGACGTGAGCTGGGGCCTGAATGTGCCTGTGCCGGCAGTGCCTTCATGTTGCGACGATATCGTCGTATAACATCTCATGACTACTTGATACTTTCTACCTGGCCGGTTGCAGTTGAAAGTCCGATTTTATTAAATCCTGCGTCTCTGCATCTATCCATGACTCGTACGACATACTTGAAAAGAACTGCATCCCGAACCGCCACAACGATTTCATCTTTGATATCCGCTTTCTCCCGATGTTTTTTGAGGCTGGTAAAAAAGGCGTCATAATTGTAATTACCCTTTTCTACAGGCAGCGAATCGAGCATATGTTCCCCCTGGGTAATAGCAATGAACTTGGGCGCAACGACGGCGGTTAATTTCAATTTTGGTTTGCCGGATGAATTGTCGAGACCGGTACCGACATTGGGTGGAAGGCTGAATTCCAGTATGGATAGTTGTGTAAAGACCGCCATGGAAACAAGGAAAGGAATAAGAATAACAAACATGTTCATAACCGGCGTAACATCGATATCCGGTGTTTCGTCGAATTCCGATGGGGAGCGGGTACCTTTGTAAAATGAGAGACCGGTCATGATAATTTTTTCTTCATATAATTAAGAACTTTTACAACCGATTCGTCGAGGTCTTTGGTCAGCTGCTGCTGCTTATTGTTGAGCATGGTATAAAAGACCATGCAGGGTACGGCCACAGTAAGCCCGAAAGCCGTGGTGTTCATTGCCTGGGATATTCCCTGGGCCAGAAGGGCCGCTTTTTTCGATGCTTCCACCGAAGCCAGAGAAGAGAATGAGAGCTGAAGACCGGTAATAGTACCCAGTAGTCCAAGCAGTGTGGCTATATTGGCAAAGAGTGCGAGGTAATTGAGCCGCTGTGACATTTTCGGCATTTCCTTTATCGCAGTTTCTTCAACCCCTTCACGAATATCATCAATTGTCATCCCGCTTTCAAAACGCTCAACCGCGGTACGAAGCAAAATACTGAGCGGCCCCTTTTTGCAGCAGACAGCCTTTTTTGCCTCCTCCGTTTTATTGTTGTTCAGGGCCCGGGCAATTTCCGCCACCAGCCTGGCGCCGTTACCATGACAAATGATAAAATAGAAAATCAGCCGTTCTATCAATACGGCGAGCGCTACGGCAAGCACCACCAGAATGATCCACATAAACGGACCACCGGCGTTGAAATGCTTTGCAAGGGTTTCAATCATCAGGACTTCTCCTTATTAAATTTGGAATCGATAAAATAATACAAGGATACGCTGATATGAGATCGGGAAAAGAAAATAATGAACAAGGAGTTTGCAAGTATTGTACCAATTGATTTTGCCGAATACAGAGGTCATTAATTACTCGTATCGGTATACACGGCGGCGGTTCCAACTTTTCAAATAAAAAAACTATGCCGGAATGATATATACAAATGATATATATCATTGCCTGTGAGAACGATGACGGTTTGAAGCAAACCGACTAATGGTAAAACGGGATTTAGAATACGAGGCGGTAAAATTAATTATTGTTCGGCTTCTTTTTTATCCAGTGCCATATTTTTTTTCACAAAATCATTTTTAGCCGATGTATCGATATCAAATTGTTCCTGGGCGAATTTGCCGTCTTTGTTAACGGAGATTCTTTGTCCGGCAACGATCGTTTTCCATGTTTCCAGCGGCACTTCATAGGGCCCGGGAATTTCTTCAGGACCGGGAATTTCGGTTACACCCGTTGAAGGTTGCGTTTTCTTTTTTTTCTTTTTCAGGCGGTCGGCCGGGCCCACCGCAACTTTGCCGTCATAAACATCAACAGAGGTCGATGAATCTTTATCTGTGTTGATATTGAACACCGTTCCACGGATTGCGGCCACAGCTGTTGGCGTGGCGACTTGAAACTCATCGCCCTGGGTTACCATCTTTTTCATGTTCACCCATATGCGGCCGATACTGCTTTTGGTTTTCGTGGTCTTTTCACTGGATTCTTCGATGGTGATTTTGGTGCTTTCATCCATGCGTAGGATCTGGCCCTTCGAATATCGTATCTCTACAAAACTTTCCGGTTGCGTATAGAGTTGGTCGCCGACTTTCAATGGCATGTTCGGCCGAACATTACGCCAGTTTTCACTTCCTTTGCGCAGCATCCCGGCCTTTCCTTCAAGAGCACCGACCCGGGCCACCGGCTGGGCGGATACAAAAACACTGCATATGCCGACAAGTATACCACTGTAAATGAAACCTTTTTCCATGTATATTCTCCTTTCAATAGGACTTTTCTTATATACTGCAATTTTCAAGGTTATGTCAGCCAGCTCCTGTCTGAGGTACCTTCAACACCTTTCACTTTCAGCTCAAAATCATCCGGATTGTTCGCATGCTGTTTTGCTGTCTGAAACGACACCATGTCGTCTTTGTAAAGTTGAAGCAGAGACTGATCGAACGTTTGCGAACCATACTGTGTATATCCTTCAGCTACGGCTCCCATAATGAGATGTGTTTTTTCCTGATTGAGAATATATTCGGCTACGGTGGCATTGTTAATCAGTATTTCGGCGGCAGGAACCCGTCCCGCGCCGTCTTTACGAGGGAGAAGACGCAGAGAAATGACCGCTACAAGAACATTGGAAAGGACAAGACGAATCTGATCATGCTGGTGCGGTGGGAAAAAGGAAACAATCCGGGTAATGGTTTCAACCGTATTCATGGTATGGAGGGTACTCATAACCAGGTGTCCGGTATCTGCCGCACTCAGACCGATTTCCATGGTTGTTTTATCCCGTATTTCGCCGATCAGGATTACATCCGGATCCTGCCGGAAACAGGAGCGCAATGCTGTTTGGAAACCATCGGTATCGGCGCCCAGTTCCCGTTGGACAACGATGCTTCGCTTATCTCTGTAAAGGTATTCGATCGGATCTTCGATAGTAACGATATTCATGGCGGCGGTATCGTTGATATGATCGATCATCGATGCCAACAGTGTCGATTTGCCGCTTCCGGTGGTGCCGGTAACCAGAATCAGGCCCCGTTTTTTCATTGCAATATCCAAAATGACATCCGGAACATTCAATTCTTCAAAATGAGGAACATCGGTCCGGATCGCCCGGATTGCCAGTGACGGTGTTCCGCGTTGCCGGAAAATATTTATCCTGAACCGGCCCACTCCCCGCTCGCCTTTAGCCATGTCCAGCTCGTTACGTTGCTGGTACATCCGGAGCTGGTCGTCGGTAAGAAGATCTTTGAGAATCTTATCAAGGTCGGCAACCGAAAGTGGATCGCTTTTTAGCCGGAAGAGTGTTCCATTAATTCGAAATATGGGAGGAGAGCCTACCCTGATATGCAGATCGGACGCATTCTTTTCAACCATAGCTTTCAGCAGAGCATGAATATCGATCATACACCCAGTTCCAGGAGACGGCGCGGTGAATGGGTCAGTACCCGGTTTCCATTTTTTTCTAATAATATCATATCTTCAATGCGAACACCACCAAAATCGGGCAAATAAATACCCGGCTCAATGGTTACTACTGCATTGGCTGGAAGGCGGGATTTGACTGCCGAGGCCACCCGGGGAGCTTCATGAATACGAAGGCCCACACCGTGGCCGGTTCCGTGGCCGAAATAATCTCCGAATCCATGATCTTTGATGATCGATCGTGCATGCCGGTCGAGGCCGGCTGCGGTAATGCCGGCACGGGCATGGGTGCGGGCATTTTTCCGGGCCTTCAAAACAACGGCGTAGATCTCCTTTTGTTTCGGGCCGGCCTTTCCGTATACCATCGTTCTGGTCATATCTGAACAGAATCCATCGACAGTACATCCGAAATCTACGAGTATCCAGTCTCCTTTTCTGAGTTGTGCCGATGATGGTTGACCGTGAGGGAGGGCCGATCGCGCACCGAAAAGAACAATTGTATCGAATGAGGGCTTTTCGGAACCGAACCGGGCGCAAAGGGCTTCAAGTTCCGCAGCAGCTTCTTTTTCGGTTATGCCCGTTTTCAGCCGAGGCAGGACTGACTTTAAAGCCCTATCGCCGATACGGGCCGCGGAAGCCATTGCGGTTATTTCTGACGAAAACTTGGGTATACAAAGGGATGAAACTGTGGTGGATAGCTTTACAAAGATGCACTTATTGCATTGCCGCTTCAAATCGTCGAACTGATCGAGTGTCACAATGTTTGATTGAATGCCGATCCTGCTTGATGGAGGTGCAATTTCGGCAAGAAAACCAAACCCGCTTTTGTTGTACTCAAAAAATTCCCACTCTCCGGTTTGTGCACAATGTTCTTTGCCGGCTTCTTTGTACCGGAAGTCGGAAATGAGATAATTATCCGATTTGGAAACCAGAAGAAAGGCCTGAGTTGAGCGAAACCCGCTGAAATAGCGGACATCGACAATGTCAGTAACCAGAATGTGGGTACAGTTACTTTTTTTTAGCAAGGATTTAAGTTGTGATAACCGCGATTTCACGAAGAATATCCTTTACCGTGATTTTGGCCTGCCTTTTTTCAGATTTTCTCTGATTTTTCTTTTGATACGGACCCCTTTAAGAGGCTTATCTCCCACTGCCTTCTTTGTTGATCTGCGGCTCTTTTTCTTTTTTGCTTGCGGGGCATCTTTTTTTTCTTTATTGGGTGGGACCGGCTGTTGTGGCCGAATTCCCGTCGCATTATCTTCTTCGGTCATTGTACTTTTAATTTCAACTAACCGATTCTGAATTCTTTCATTATCGGGATCCCGCTCCAGGAGTCTGGAGTATATCTGAACGGCAAGCCCAGCCTGGCCCTGTTGATAGTAAATATCAGCAAGGGTTGGCGTGAGTACATGATCGGGAATTGTTGGCGGTCCTTCATTTTCAGGCTCCGGCTCTTCCGGGGGAAACTCTTCTGCCGATATCTTTATTGCCTCCTGCATTTCATCGGTGGTTTCCTCAGCCGGATATCGATGTGATTCTCCGGATTTACTTTCCGGTTCTTCGAGTGGAGCGACTTCATCCATGGTCTCGGTCTCATTCGAAGGGACCGTATCCCGGTTCTTGCCGGATACCGGGGGTTCGTGAGATGAAGATACCTCCTCCAGTTCCCTTTCCCCGCTATCATCGCTGAATTCTGATATTTCCTCTTCAATCTCAACGTTACCAATCTCTTCGGGAAGGGATTGTTCGGTGGTTTGAGGACCGGCGTTTTCTCCTTCAATGGTATAAAAATCTCCACTCACCTGATCTCCCGAATCGTCCTCATCATCTGGAATAGCCTCGGCCAGTTCCCCGGAATCCAGAGACTCCTCCGGGAAAAGCTCACCAAGACGTTTTTCAATATCACTGCCCTCGATTTCCGGTGAAGGCTCTTCAATGATTGTATCTTCAACCTCGTCTGCTTGACGATTTTGAGCGGCTTCCAGATCTTCGCTCTTCAAGGCAATCGTTTCTTTAGTGCTCTCATCACTATCGGCGTTCTCATCCTGTGGAATATCAAACTCGGAAATCGAACTGTCGAGTTCAACCTGATCCACATCCTTGAGCATTGAGCTATCCTCGGCGGGATTTTCGGCATTTTCACCCGAAATATTATAGAATCCCCCGCCGACTTCTGTTTCCTCTTCTGCATCACTTTCATCATCCGGAATGATATCTTCTGCTGTCTGACCCCCGGCATCATCCGGGAACATCTCCTCGAGACGCTGACTGACATCGTCACCGGCGATGTCGGTCGGCAGGTCTACTGCGATTTCGTTAAGGGATTCATCCAGGGACTCTCCGATAGTGCTGAAATCTTCCGGTATGTGTTCCTCCGAGTCGCTGCCTTCAGTACGGGGTTGTTCCGAATCCTCAGTCTGGGGAGCCGTAGTATTGTCGGCGGTCTCCTCGGCAAACAGTTCAGTATCACTGTCCACTGTTTCATCGGTAACCGGTGGAGTATCCGATACTTGTTCTTCGGTTGGGCCGGCGGTGAGCATCTCACCAGGGCTGTCGTTGTCGACGGCGGTCTTTTCTTCAGAATCACTTCCCGAAAACATTTCATCGACCCGTTTGGTAAGATCTTCGCCGGTTACAGCAGCCTGTTCATCCGACACGTTGAGATCTTCGGTAGCCAGACCCTCCTGATTTTCCCGGTGGGCTTTTTCGGAGATAGCTTCATCAAAGGCGCTGCGGTCAATCGCTATCGTTTGTGCATCTTCAATAGAATCGGGGAGATAGTTTTCGGTTGTTATGGCCTTGTCAATCGATTCTTCTGCTGATGATGTATCGTAATTGGGTGTTTGAGTTTCAG
Encoded proteins:
- a CDS encoding TonB family protein, which gives rise to MTAHQNEALLKAYEHYIPSASPLIERLFKIILLLVVALFIGLGMLLQKIKTEPEKIVERIERIKTRFIIEEEKTEPKKIEKPKPTAKKTEEKEPVDLTKKPELKQNVDDIVEEKPKKRKVRRVYGLKKVYSKGIGSGGKLSDAVIGKLGNTINKDLDTITATKEEVKGQIVSATTITSAPKFKKRVKPEYTKEMLENKIEGVIKVRILVDIDGKVKRATALNDLGYGSAQQAVKACRAMEFTPALVDGTPRATRIIIPIRFVLLG
- a CDS encoding PilT/PilU family type 4a pilus ATPase produces the protein MIDIHALLKAMVEKNASDLHIRVGSPPIFRINGTLFRLKSDPLSVADLDKILKDLLTDDQLRMYQQRNELDMAKGERGVGRFRINIFRQRGTPSLAIRAIRTDVPHFEELNVPDVILDIAMKKRGLILVTGTTGSGKSTLLASMIDHINDTAAMNIVTIEDPIEYLYRDKRSIVVQRELGADTDGFQTALRSCFRQDPDVILIGEIRDKTTMEIGLSAADTGHLVMSTLHTMNTVETITRIVSFFPPHQHDQIRLVLSNVLVAVISLRLLPRKDGAGRVPAAEILINNATVAEYILNQEKTHLIMGAVAEGYTQYGSQTFDQSLLQLYKDDMVSFQTAKQHANNPDDFELKVKGVEGTSDRSWLT
- a CDS encoding M24 family metallopeptidase; this translates as MKSRLSQLKSLLKKSNCTHILVTDIVDVRYFSGFRSTQAFLLVSKSDNYLISDFRYKEAGKEHCAQTGEWEFFEYNKSGFGFLAEIAPPSSRIGIQSNIVTLDQFDDLKRQCNKCIFVKLSTTVSSLCIPKFSSEITAMASAARIGDRALKSVLPRLKTGITEKEAAAELEALCARFGSEKPSFDTIVLFGARSALPHGQPSSAQLRKGDWILVDFGCTVDGFCSDMTRTMVYGKAGPKQKEIYAVVLKARKNARTHARAGITAAGLDRHARSIIKDHGFGDYFGHGTGHGVGLRIHEAPRVASAVKSRLPANAVVTIEPGIYLPDFGGVRIEDMILLEKNGNRVLTHSPRRLLELGV